CCAGGAGAAGAAGGGAATATAAATCCAACGGTAAGCCCGCTTGAGGTCGTCCCAGGCTCGGCAAGGTTCCTCATGGAGAAAGTCGGAAATATCCACCACCAGCCCCCGTCCGTCCTTCATCATCACATTACGACCATGGACATCATGGGGGGTGAGTCCTCGATCGCGGGCATAATCCAAGGCTTGATCAATGTCTTGGATCACCTGGGGGGGGATGCGTAAACCCCGGCTGATGCAGTCATAGAGGGTAACCCCATGGAGCCGCTTCAGCACCAGGAAATTAGGCTGCGCATGGAAACATTGGGAATAGGCCGGATGTTCCCCAATGCGGCGGTAGACTTCCACCTCTTCCTCCCAACCGTCCCGACCGGGGGCGTAGACTTTAACCACATAGTGGGGATAGTTGGGGTTCACAAAAACGGCGGTATAGTTACCAGAAGCCAAGTGTTCCCAGGGGACGGGCACCCGATGGACCACGATCGGATCATTGGGATCCACACTTTCAATACTGATGTTGGGCAGCAATTCCTGATTAATGCGATCGAGCAGTTGATCGAGGTTCAGCGTTGTCATGGGTAATGAGAATCCTTGGGGTCACACTGCTAAAGCACTATTGACGACTAGTCTAAATGTCAGTATATCGGTCAGTTTAGTGCAACTGCGATCTACGACCCTCGGTTGACGGAATTTGTTGCTCCATCCCTAAGCGCTATAGGCACGCTGCCCTTAGCCCAGGTCGTTGGTGTGTATCCAGTAGGATCAATGGGGGGAAGCGGGACAGCGGCCCCCTACAACCCTGATGCCTGACTGACTGACACAAGTTCCTGAGGCGACGCAAACTCGTAACAAAATTCCAACGGTTGCGGTAGATCTGTCAGTCAAGCAGCCATGATACTCAGGTTAGCACCGGGACAACACTGGGAAGTATTCGAGTAGGCTACGATCGAGTACGCTACGATCGATCCGCTTGCTTGCTGACCTTGATCTACTGACGGCGACCTCTGCGCTGGTTGGGCCTTGATCTTGGGCCTTGGTTTTAGGTCTTGGTTTTAGGTCTTGGTTTTAGGTTTTGAGGTTGTACTTGTGCTAAATGTTGTTTGCCCGAATCCCCCATGATTAAACCCGCTACTGTCCAAGGTTTACAAAGTCCCCTGCAATCCCAACTCCAGGATCTGACAACCCTGGATCTGGCCCAAGCCCTTGCCGAACGATTGACCCTGACGGAGGGGGATTGGCACCGCCTCAAGGGCAACCGATTGGTGCGATCGCGGGAACAGGCCGCCGCAGCTCTGGTTTTTCTGCTGCTGGATCAGCCCGAAGAAGCCCTAACCCGGTTACAGCAGGCCAGTGGCTGGCTCGATCGCAGCCTGTCGGCTCCCCCTTGCCCCGATCATGGGCGCTAAGCCGGAAACTGCTGCCCCTGCTCCGGTTAACCCCTGCCAGAACGCCCCCTTAGCCATCTTTCCATTAGCTGTCTTTCCCTAAGCTGTCTTCCCATGAGCCGCCGCCCCATTCTCTATGCCGCCATCACCAACCATGGGTTTGGCCATGCCACCCGGATGGCCGCTGTTTTAGCCACGGTTCAGCACCTCTGTCCCGATATTTTGCTGCTGGTGGTGACCACTGCCCCCCGTTGGCTCCTGGAGTCCTATTTAACGGGGGATTTCATTGTGCGGACCCGGGCCTTAGATGGGGGAGTGGTGCAAACCGATGGGGTGACCATGGATGCCGCCGCTACCCTGGCCCAGGTGCAGGACATTTACCAGCGCCGTCACCGCCTCATGGCCGGGGAAGTGCAGTTTATCCAGCAAAACCGAGTGGGGTTAGTCCTGGGGGATATTCCGCCCCTGGTGGCTCCCATTGCCAGGGCAGCGGGGGTACCGGGCTGGATGATGGGGAATTTTGGTTGGGACTTTATTTACCGCCCTTGGGGGGGGGAGTTCCTGGCCCTGGCGGACTGGATGGGGGAGTGTTTCAGCCAGAGCGATCGCCTGTTTCGTCTGCCCTTCCATGAACCCATGGCGGCGTTTCCCCACATCACCGATGTGGGCCTAACAGGGGGGGATCCCCGCTTTGCCCTGGGGGAACTGCGGGACTATTTGGGCTTAACGGCTCCCCCGGAGCGCACGGTCTTGCTCACCTTCGGGGGATTGGGGTTGGAGGCTGTGCCCTATGGTAATTTGGCCCAGTTTCCCGATTGGCAGTTTTTGACCCTAGATGCCACGGCTCCCAAGCTGCCCAATTTGATTCAACTGCGGGGTCTCTGTTACCAGGGCCACCCCCTGCGGCCTGTGGATGTGATGGGGCTGTGCCGCTGTATTTTGTCCAAGCCCGGTTATGGCACCTTTGCGGAGGCGTGTCGTTTGGGGGTTCCCATCATTACCATTAACCGTGAAGGGTTTGCGGAAACCCCAGTGCTGTTGGCGGGACTGCGCCAGGTGCTGCCCCACCGCATTCTCCAGGATAGGGAGTTCTTTAGTCCCCAGTGGGATTTCTTGAGGGAACCCCTGACGGAACCCTCCCAGCCGGGAACTCTGCCCCAGGATGGCAATGGGGCGATCGCTCAAGCCATTGTTGATTTCTTTGGGGCGTAAAGCCCGCTAAACCCTGAGTTTGCTTTCTTTTTTGCTCGATCGGCCCCATGACCTTTTCCTCCCCTTTCCCCCCCGCCGCTGCTCTGGATCCGGGGTCCGGCAGTATGCCGGACCGTTTGGACCTGGAAGCCCCCGGCCCTGCCCCTGATGCCCGTCTCCCCACGGCCCAACCCGATCAGGAGATGGATCTTGGCAGCGTGTCCCTGGATCCCATTCCCCTAGACCTGATTCCCAGGGATGCCCTCCCCCTGGCCGATTCCAGTGTCTCCGGCCCCAGGGAACCCATTGCCCCATCCCCCCCGCCAGAGGCACCGCCCTCTATTCCGCCATCTATTCCCCCATCTATTCCCCCATCTATTCCCCCATCTATGGAGAGCGAGGGCGATCGTGTCCCGGCTCCCCCTGCCCCGCAACCCCAGCCGGAACCCCAGCCCGATCCCCAAAATGATGGCAATATCGCCATTGATCCCAAAACCTTGGATATGGCAGCGGACGACGTGCGGCGGGTGATGCAGGCCCAGGAAGACCAGGGGCAAACCTTAACCACTAAGCTCAATATCCTCTTTGTGACCAACGGTGCCCTGCTCACTAACATCAGCATTTCTGGGTTAATGGCTTTTTCGGGTCATTTCAGCGTTATTTTTAATATCGTAGAAGTCCTGGGTTTTCTAATGAGCTTTACCCTGCTGATTTCGGCGTTTTTCCCCCGCCAGGTGGTGGTGAGTCCCAATTTGCAGGATAGCAAGTTTTTGGAGCGCTATCTGCTGTTGCGGGCCGATGAATATCAGTTGCAAATGTTGGTTAATCTCGTGGAGACCTATAATGCCAATCGCCAACGCCTCGATGATGTGTCCCAATCCCTGCGCTATGCCTCCTATGCCACCTGGATGATTGCGGCGGTGATTCTTTGTCACATGGTGGTGATTTATTCGTTGCCCTAACCCTGGTCTTAACCCTGGTCTTAACCCTGATCCTCGCCCTAGTTCTGACCCTTGTCAAAGCCCCCAGCCATCCTTCACACTAGATTTTTATACCCGTGATCCATTTACCCTGTTGTTCCACCCACTGCACAAGATTATGACTGCTGAGCCGTCTAATACTGGCGCAAATTCTGGCGCAAATTCTGGCGCAAATCCCCAG
This region of Prochlorothrix hollandica PCC 9006 = CALU 1027 genomic DNA includes:
- a CDS encoding DUF6439 family protein, with protein sequence MIKPATVQGLQSPLQSQLQDLTTLDLAQALAERLTLTEGDWHRLKGNRLVRSREQAAAALVFLLLDQPEEALTRLQQASGWLDRSLSAPPCPDHGR
- a CDS encoding glycosyltransferase family protein, whose translation is MSRRPILYAAITNHGFGHATRMAAVLATVQHLCPDILLLVVTTAPRWLLESYLTGDFIVRTRALDGGVVQTDGVTMDAAATLAQVQDIYQRRHRLMAGEVQFIQQNRVGLVLGDIPPLVAPIARAAGVPGWMMGNFGWDFIYRPWGGEFLALADWMGECFSQSDRLFRLPFHEPMAAFPHITDVGLTGGDPRFALGELRDYLGLTAPPERTVLLTFGGLGLEAVPYGNLAQFPDWQFLTLDATAPKLPNLIQLRGLCYQGHPLRPVDVMGLCRCILSKPGYGTFAEACRLGVPIITINREGFAETPVLLAGLRQVLPHRILQDREFFSPQWDFLREPLTEPSQPGTLPQDGNGAIAQAIVDFFGA
- a CDS encoding serine/threonine-protein kinase translates to MTTLNLDQLLDRINQELLPNISIESVDPNDPIVVHRVPVPWEHLASGNYTAVFVNPNYPHYVVKVYAPGRDGWEEEVEVYRRIGEHPAYSQCFHAQPNFLVLKRLHGVTLYDCISRGLRIPPQVIQDIDQALDYARDRGLTPHDVHGRNVMMKDGRGLVVDISDFLHEEPCRAWDDLKRAYRWIYIPFFSWTGLRIPLGMMDWVRASYRQLRPLLHPFRKKS